One Alcanivorax sp. REN37 DNA window includes the following coding sequences:
- the qhpC gene encoding quinohemoprotein amine dehydrogenase subunit gamma yields the protein MKHLKPLNKKALRMEQAAQEDRVQEVVALNTIVGCTTTVDPGWEVDAFGSVTGLCQPMEADLYGCADPCWWPAQVPDLMSINPDWNAQSINSDRDWRTLDTVFPNDK from the coding sequence ATGAAACATCTCAAACCTTTGAACAAGAAAGCACTGCGCATGGAGCAGGCCGCGCAGGAAGATCGGGTGCAGGAAGTTGTCGCCCTGAACACCATCGTTGGCTGCACCACCACCGTTGACCCAGGCTGGGAAGTGGACGCGTTCGGCAGCGTCACCGGTCTGTGCCAACCGATGGAAGCCGACCTCTACGGTTGCGCTGACCCGTGCTGGTGGCCGGCGCAGGTGCCTGACCTGATGAGCATCAACCCGGACTGGAACGCGCAGTCGATCAACTCTGATCGTGACTGGCGCACCTTGGACACGGTGTTCCCGAACGACAAGTGA
- the metF gene encoding methylenetetrahydrofolate reductase [NAD(P)H], with the protein MSQRISFEFFPPKTADGLQKLLGVQQQLLARNPMFFSCTYGAGGSTRDNTLRTIDALREHHPDTAPHLSCIGQTRDELRGLLDHYRDQGVRRLVVLRGDLPSGMGYAQSELRFADDLVRLVREHSGEHFEMEVAAYPEMHPQARSFDDDIAHFKRKIDAGANNGLTQYFYNTDAYGFYLDALRKQGCEAPVYPGIMPILNVANLLRFSHSCGADVPRWLVSKLNDLKDDEAAVKEFGTEVVTKLCERLLAMGAPGLHFYTMNQAAPTLAILDRLGL; encoded by the coding sequence ATGTCCCAACGCATCAGTTTTGAATTTTTCCCGCCGAAAACCGCTGACGGTTTGCAAAAATTACTTGGCGTCCAGCAGCAGCTTTTGGCTCGCAACCCGATGTTTTTCTCCTGCACCTACGGTGCCGGCGGATCCACCCGTGACAATACCTTGCGTACCATCGACGCACTGCGCGAGCATCACCCGGACACCGCGCCACACCTGAGCTGCATCGGCCAGACCCGCGACGAACTGCGGGGACTGCTGGATCACTATCGCGATCAGGGAGTACGCCGACTGGTGGTGCTGCGCGGCGACCTGCCTTCGGGCATGGGCTATGCCCAGAGCGAACTGCGCTTTGCCGACGACCTGGTGCGACTGGTGCGCGAGCACAGCGGCGAACATTTCGAAATGGAAGTGGCGGCGTACCCAGAAATGCATCCGCAGGCGCGCAGTTTTGACGACGATATTGCGCACTTCAAACGCAAGATCGACGCCGGCGCCAACAATGGCCTGACCCAATATTTCTACAACACCGACGCTTATGGCTTCTACCTGGATGCGCTGCGCAAACAGGGCTGCGAGGCACCGGTGTACCCCGGCATCATGCCGATTCTGAACGTTGCCAACCTGCTGCGCTTTTCCCATAGCTGCGGCGCTGATGTGCCGCGCTGGCTGGTGAGCAAACTCAACGACCTCAAGGACGATGAAGCAGCGGTGAAAGAGTTTGGCACCGAAGTGGTCACCAAGCTGTGCGAACGGCTGCTGGCCATGGGTGCACCGGGGCTGCACTTCTACACCATGAATCAGGCCGCGCCAACGCTGGCGATTCTGGACCGCCTGGGGCTGTAA
- the peaD gene encoding quinohemoprotein amine dehydrogenase subunit beta, protein MLKNKKIAAVALTALLTLGSAAATAADTSARKLIRGHEYLAIANAPSNLTVIDVKTDKVFKECEMPDRFGPGTMFISPDKTRAYVLNNHFTTVYGVELDTCKTVFKADLNINPGERVRSMFSFTVSADGKEIYAVANPTKVNLDHYVVQQPRLQVYSTDAGLDAKPIRVFPAPRQLYIMQAADDGSLFVAGPDFYKVNVQTGEFTKVLDGRSWDRPGYSDPDVLYFWPNQQPNRDFSILWTAAKYNDDSESLDNAEFKYGFFNMNMKTGETETVEFATLTEVYFTGLRSQHDRNIMYGVLNRLTKYDIAKQELLAAQELDHTYYAIALSHDGKKIYLAGTFNDIGVHDADTLAKIARIDLPGGDMGIANPQVFIR, encoded by the coding sequence ATGCTGAAAAATAAAAAAATCGCAGCGGTTGCGCTGACCGCGCTGCTCACTCTGGGCAGCGCCGCCGCCACCGCCGCAGATACATCTGCCCGCAAGTTGATCCGCGGCCACGAATACCTGGCCATCGCCAACGCGCCGAGCAACCTGACGGTGATCGACGTCAAGACCGACAAGGTGTTCAAAGAGTGTGAGATGCCGGACCGCTTTGGCCCGGGCACCATGTTCATCTCGCCGGACAAGACCCGTGCCTACGTGTTGAACAACCACTTCACCACCGTTTACGGGGTGGAGCTGGATACCTGCAAAACGGTGTTCAAGGCAGATCTGAACATCAATCCGGGTGAGCGCGTGCGCTCCATGTTCTCCTTTACCGTTAGCGCTGACGGCAAGGAAATCTACGCCGTTGCTAACCCGACCAAGGTAAACCTGGACCACTATGTGGTGCAGCAGCCGCGCCTGCAGGTGTACAGCACCGATGCCGGCCTGGATGCCAAACCGATCCGCGTGTTCCCGGCGCCGCGCCAGCTGTACATCATGCAAGCCGCTGATGATGGCTCACTGTTCGTGGCCGGCCCGGACTTCTACAAGGTCAACGTACAGACCGGTGAGTTCACCAAGGTGCTGGACGGCCGCAGCTGGGACCGCCCGGGCTACAGCGATCCGGACGTGCTCTACTTCTGGCCCAACCAGCAGCCGAACCGTGATTTCTCCATTCTCTGGACCGCCGCCAAGTACAACGACGACAGCGAAAGCCTGGACAACGCCGAGTTCAAATACGGTTTCTTCAACATGAACATGAAGACCGGCGAAACCGAAACCGTGGAGTTTGCCACCCTCACCGAGGTGTACTTCACCGGCCTGCGTTCCCAGCATGACCGCAACATCATGTACGGGGTGCTCAACCGTCTGACCAAGTACGACATTGCCAAGCAGGAGCTGCTGGCGGCGCAGGAGTTGGACCACACCTACTACGCCATCGCCCTCAGCCATGACGGCAAGAAGATCTACCTGGCCGGTACCTTCAACGATATCGGTGTGCACGATGCCGATACGCTGGCCAAAATTGCCCGCATCGATTTGCCGGGCGGTGACATGGGTATTGCCAACCCGCAGGTGTTCATCCGCTGA
- a CDS encoding AMP-binding protein, which translates to MTVSKPSESFAVEAYQAAWDGFDLEALKALFDGDFDAGINACIECCDRYAVGDKVALDWTGADGRRELFTFAQLKAASAQFANYLTDLGIGPGDVVAGLLPRTPELVVTILGTWRAGAVYQPLFTAFGGKAIEHRLGISRAKLVVTDRINRPKLDEVTVEQPPRILRVAPLGEPANGYADPIFHRELSERSDRFEPVLRNADDLFLLMSTSGTTGLPKGVPVPLFALAAFRAYMKDAVGLNPDDTFWNIADPGWAYGLYYGITGPLSMGCTTLLLDAPFTVESAYNFIRERGVTNLAGAPTAYRLLMAAGPEAAAAVKGHLRVVSSAGEPLNAEVFRWFREHLDAPIYDHYGQTETGMVVNNHHRLEHSVRGGSAGFAMPGYRVAVLDEQDQELPAGKPGILAVDIAKSPILWFTGYWQKDTPALRNGYYLTGDTVMLEQDGSISFVGRSDDIITSSGYRIGPFDVESALIEHPAVMEAAVIGKPDPERTEIVKAFIVLNKGFDASDALSEELAQYVKKRMSAHAYPREITFMDSLPKTPSGKVQRFMLREQA; encoded by the coding sequence ATGACAGTCTCCAAACCGAGCGAATCCTTTGCTGTGGAGGCCTATCAGGCCGCCTGGGACGGCTTTGACCTGGAGGCACTCAAAGCGCTGTTTGACGGTGATTTCGACGCCGGCATCAATGCCTGCATTGAGTGTTGTGACCGCTATGCGGTGGGTGACAAAGTGGCGCTGGATTGGACCGGCGCTGACGGCCGGCGTGAGCTGTTCACGTTTGCTCAACTGAAGGCGGCCTCAGCGCAGTTCGCCAACTACCTGACCGATCTGGGTATCGGCCCTGGCGACGTAGTGGCAGGTCTGTTGCCGCGCACCCCAGAGCTGGTGGTGACCATCCTCGGCACCTGGCGCGCGGGCGCGGTGTATCAACCGCTGTTCACTGCCTTCGGCGGCAAAGCGATCGAGCATCGCCTTGGCATCAGCCGCGCGAAACTGGTGGTCACCGACCGCATCAACCGGCCCAAGCTGGACGAGGTGACGGTGGAGCAGCCGCCGCGCATCCTGCGCGTGGCGCCGCTGGGCGAACCGGCCAACGGCTATGCCGATCCGATTTTCCACCGCGAGCTGTCTGAGCGCAGCGACCGTTTCGAGCCGGTGCTGCGCAACGCCGATGACCTGTTCCTGCTGATGTCCACTTCCGGCACCACCGGGCTGCCCAAGGGCGTGCCGGTGCCGCTGTTCGCGTTGGCGGCGTTCCGCGCCTACATGAAGGACGCCGTGGGTCTGAATCCGGACGATACGTTCTGGAACATCGCCGATCCGGGCTGGGCATACGGGCTGTACTACGGCATCACCGGGCCGCTCTCCATGGGCTGCACCACGCTGCTGCTGGATGCCCCGTTCACGGTGGAAAGCGCCTACAACTTCATCCGCGAGCGTGGCGTCACCAACCTTGCCGGTGCCCCCACGGCGTACCGCCTGCTGATGGCAGCCGGCCCGGAGGCAGCGGCTGCGGTGAAAGGCCATCTGCGGGTGGTGAGCAGCGCCGGTGAGCCGCTTAACGCGGAGGTGTTCCGCTGGTTCCGTGAGCACCTGGATGCGCCGATTTACGATCATTACGGCCAGACTGAAACCGGCATGGTGGTGAACAACCACCACCGCTTGGAGCACTCGGTACGCGGCGGTTCTGCCGGTTTCGCCATGCCCGGCTACCGGGTGGCGGTGCTGGACGAGCAGGATCAAGAGTTGCCGGCTGGCAAGCCCGGCATCCTTGCGGTGGACATCGCCAAGTCGCCGATTCTGTGGTTCACCGGCTACTGGCAGAAAGACACCCCGGCGCTGCGCAACGGCTATTACCTCACCGGTGACACCGTGATGCTGGAACAGGACGGCAGCATCAGCTTTGTTGGCCGCTCTGATGACATCATCACCTCGTCCGGCTACCGCATTGGCCCGTTCGATGTGGAAAGCGCATTGATCGAGCATCCGGCGGTGATGGAAGCGGCGGTCATCGGCAAGCCGGACCCGGAGCGTACCGAGATCGTCAAAGCCTTTATCGTGCTCAACAAGGGTTTTGACGCCAGCGATGCGCTGTCGGAAGAGCTGGCTCAGTACGTGAAGAAGCGCATGTCGGCGCACGCCTACCCGCGCGAAATTACCTTTATGGACAGCCTGCCGAAAACGCCGTCCGGCAAAGTGCAGCGTTTTATGCTGCGCGAACAGGCCTGA
- the peaB gene encoding quinohemoprotein amine dehydrogenase maturation protein, producing MGAKLNVVEHNLHEVRIDAARMLFHVPSSSLFASDELTQGILDALRQNPTTREQLAADLGVQFAGQDIEQALRDLLALEVVSDGSPLSPDVPAKRVERTALDTVVLNVNTGCNLSCTYCYKEDLDTPSAGRKMEFDTAVASVEMLLKESPDAERYTVVFFGGEPLSNKKLIEKMVDYCEQRFTALGKAWDFIMTTNATLLDEKTIDYLDRHRFGLSISMDGPKAIHDKNRITVGGQGTYDVVRRKAEMLLQRYRSRPIGARVTLTRGTTDVVRIWDHLFNELGFAEVGFAPVTSGDISSFNLTSEELVEVFANLKTLGQRYLEAALRNENIGFSNLHQLITDLHEGHKKSLPCGAGLKMLAVDHAGELNLCHRFTGSSLPTFGNVTEGTLDRDGLHDFLSQRLDRSNTGCETCRIRNLCSGGCYHESYARFGDPAHPSYHYCELMRDWVDFGIDVYSRIIQHNPEFIDRYITPRKVH from the coding sequence ATGGGTGCAAAACTGAATGTCGTCGAACACAACCTCCACGAGGTGCGTATCGATGCCGCGCGGATGCTGTTCCACGTGCCCAGCTCCTCGCTGTTCGCCAGTGACGAACTGACTCAGGGCATCCTTGATGCCCTGCGCCAGAACCCGACCACCCGCGAACAGCTGGCCGCTGACCTGGGCGTGCAGTTTGCTGGGCAGGACATTGAGCAGGCGCTGCGCGACCTGCTGGCACTGGAAGTGGTCAGCGATGGTTCGCCGCTGAGTCCTGACGTACCGGCCAAACGGGTCGAGCGCACCGCGCTCGACACCGTGGTGCTGAACGTCAACACCGGCTGCAACCTGAGCTGCACCTACTGCTACAAGGAAGACCTCGATACCCCGTCTGCCGGGCGCAAGATGGAGTTCGACACTGCGGTGGCATCAGTGGAGATGCTGCTGAAGGAATCGCCGGACGCCGAACGCTACACCGTGGTGTTCTTCGGCGGCGAACCGCTCAGCAACAAAAAGCTGATCGAAAAAATGGTGGATTACTGCGAGCAGCGCTTCACCGCGCTGGGCAAAGCGTGGGACTTCATCATGACCACCAACGCTACGTTGCTGGATGAGAAAACCATCGACTACTTGGACCGGCACCGGTTCGGGTTGTCGATCAGCATGGATGGTCCCAAGGCAATCCACGACAAGAACCGCATCACCGTGGGCGGCCAGGGCACCTACGACGTGGTGCGCCGGAAAGCAGAGATGCTGCTCCAGCGCTACCGCAGCCGGCCGATCGGTGCGCGTGTCACGCTGACCCGTGGCACCACCGATGTGGTGCGCATCTGGGACCACCTGTTCAACGAACTGGGCTTTGCCGAAGTGGGCTTTGCACCGGTGACCTCTGGGGACATCAGCAGCTTCAACCTGACCTCGGAAGAGTTGGTGGAGGTATTCGCTAATCTCAAAACGCTCGGCCAACGCTATCTGGAAGCGGCCCTGCGCAATGAGAATATCGGCTTCTCCAACCTCCACCAGCTGATCACTGATCTGCATGAAGGGCACAAGAAATCGCTGCCCTGTGGCGCCGGCCTGAAGATGCTGGCGGTGGACCACGCAGGGGAACTCAACCTGTGCCATCGGTTCACCGGCTCCTCCTTGCCGACGTTCGGCAACGTGACTGAAGGCACGCTGGACCGTGACGGCCTGCACGACTTCCTGTCGCAGCGGCTGGACCGTTCCAACACCGGTTGCGAGACCTGCCGGATTCGCAACCTGTGCTCTGGCGGTTGCTACCACGAAAGCTATGCCCGTTTCGGCGACCCGGCTCATCCGAGCTACCACTACTGCGAACTGATGAGGGATTGGGTGGATTTCGGCATCGATGTGTACAGCCGCATCATCCAGCACAACCCGGAGTTCATCGACCGCTACATCACCCCGCGAAAGGTGCACTGA